In one Paracoccus everestensis genomic region, the following are encoded:
- a CDS encoding MFS transporter, with product MAANGALGGRMDRKRIWGWWFFDWASQPFHTLLLTFIFSVYFAEVAQRHFLHVSGDLRLAGAQAQALWGYGLSITGIIIALCAPILGAIADTSGRRMPWIWFFSVLYVVGSAGLWFLMPQQPALVQAVALFGIGLIGVEFATIFTNALLPGLAPRDEIGRLSGSGYAFGYLGGVVSLAVMLALFQETPDGKTLIGLDPLFGLDPAAREGTRFVGPLVAIWYALFMIPFFLWVREPRGPSQPIRIRAALGDLWALIRSLRHRRSLAAWLASSMLSRDALNALYGFGGVYAGTVLGWPVFLAGVFGVVSAISAAIVSWAGGRADRAWGPKPVIIATILVLTAVCVVVVGMDRQTLFGLSVPTNPVFGRFFVPDLVFFLCGALIGGAGGALQAASRTLMVRHTTEARATEGFGLYALSGKATAFLAPLLIALVTDISGNQRLGISPLIGLFILSLVLLVWVKPEGEVEQ from the coding sequence ATGGCCGCGAACGGCGCGCTTGGGGGGCGGATGGACCGCAAACGGATCTGGGGCTGGTGGTTCTTCGACTGGGCAAGCCAGCCTTTTCATACGCTTCTGCTGACCTTCATCTTCTCGGTCTATTTCGCCGAGGTCGCGCAGCGCCATTTCCTGCACGTCAGTGGCGACCTGAGGCTGGCGGGCGCGCAGGCCCAGGCCTTGTGGGGATATGGTCTGTCAATCACCGGCATCATCATCGCCCTTTGCGCGCCGATCCTGGGTGCCATTGCCGACACCTCGGGGCGGCGGATGCCGTGGATCTGGTTCTTCTCGGTCCTTTATGTGGTCGGGTCCGCCGGGCTGTGGTTCCTGATGCCCCAGCAGCCCGCATTGGTGCAGGCGGTGGCGTTGTTCGGCATCGGCCTGATCGGGGTCGAGTTCGCGACGATCTTTACCAACGCCCTGCTGCCGGGCCTGGCGCCACGGGATGAAATCGGCCGCCTGTCCGGTTCAGGCTATGCCTTTGGATATCTGGGCGGGGTCGTCTCTCTGGCGGTGATGCTGGCGCTGTTTCAGGAAACGCCCGATGGCAAGACCCTGATCGGGCTGGATCCGCTGTTCGGGCTGGATCCGGCGGCCCGCGAGGGCACCCGCTTTGTCGGCCCCTTGGTGGCGATCTGGTATGCCCTTTTCATGATCCCCTTTTTTTTGTGGGTGCGCGAGCCGCGCGGGCCAAGTCAGCCCATCCGCATCCGCGCGGCTTTGGGCGATCTGTGGGCGCTGATCCGCAGCCTGCGCCACCGCCGCAGCCTGGCCGCCTGGCTGGCGTCGTCCATGCTGTCACGCGACGCGCTGAATGCGCTTTACGGATTCGGCGGCGTTTATGCGGGGACGGTGCTGGGCTGGCCGGTGTTCCTGGCAGGCGTCTTTGGCGTGGTCAGCGCCATTTCCGCGGCCATCGTCAGCTGGGCGGGCGGTCGCGCCGACCGGGCCTGGGGACCAAAGCCCGTGATCATCGCGACGATCCTGGTCCTGACCGCCGTCTGCGTCGTGGTGGTCGGCATGGACCGCCAGACCCTGTTCGGTCTGTCCGTGCCGACCAATCCGGTTTTCGGGCGATTCTTCGTACCGGATCTGGTGTTCTTCCTGTGCGGCGCGCTGATCGGCGGGGCGGGCGGCGCGCTGCAGGCCGCCAGCCGCACCTTGATGGTCCGCCACACCACCGAAGCCCGCGCGACCGAAGGATTCGGCCTCTACGCCCTGTCCGGCAAGGCCACCGCCTTTCTGGCCCCCCTGCTGATCGCCCTTGTCACCGACATCAGCGGGAACCAGCGGCTGGGCATTTCCCCCCTGATCGGGCTGTTTATCCTGTCGCTGGTTCTGCTAGTCTGGGTCAAACCCGAAGGAGAGGTCGAGCAGTGA